Proteins from a genomic interval of Streptomyces fodineus:
- a CDS encoding UDP-N-acetylmuramate dehydrogenase, with product MQVLHDAPLAPLTTFRLGGPATRLVTAVTDAEVIAAVREADDSGTPLLVIGGGSNLVIGDKGFDGTALRIATRGVELRGTTLELAAGEVWTDAVARTVEAGLAGIECLAGIPGSAGATPIQNVGAYGQEVSSTITEVIAYDRRAGETVTLTNEECAFSYRHSRFKSDPERYVVLRVRFELEDAGGLSAPVKYAEAARALGVGPGDRVPLAAARATVLKLRAGKGMVLDPEDHDTWSAGSFFTNPILTDEQFAAFHARVRARLGDGVEPPAYPAGDGRTKTSAAWLIDKAGFTKGYGTGPARISTKHTLALTNRGRATTEDLLALAREVVTGVREAFGITLVNEPVTVGVSL from the coding sequence GTGCAGGTACTCCACGACGCCCCTCTTGCCCCGCTGACCACCTTCCGGCTGGGCGGTCCCGCGACGCGGCTGGTCACCGCGGTGACCGATGCCGAGGTGATCGCCGCCGTCCGCGAGGCCGACGACAGCGGGACGCCGCTGCTGGTCATCGGTGGTGGGTCGAACCTGGTCATCGGCGACAAGGGCTTCGATGGCACCGCCCTGCGCATCGCCACGCGCGGTGTCGAGCTGCGGGGCACGACGCTGGAGCTGGCGGCCGGCGAGGTGTGGACGGACGCCGTCGCCCGCACGGTCGAGGCGGGGCTCGCCGGGATCGAGTGCCTGGCCGGCATCCCGGGGTCCGCGGGCGCCACGCCGATCCAGAACGTGGGCGCCTACGGCCAGGAGGTCTCCTCCACCATCACCGAGGTCATCGCCTACGACCGCCGCGCCGGCGAGACCGTCACGCTGACGAACGAGGAGTGCGCCTTCTCGTACCGCCACAGCCGTTTCAAGTCCGACCCCGAGCGCTATGTGGTGCTGCGCGTCCGCTTCGAGCTGGAGGACGCGGGCGGGCTGTCCGCACCCGTCAAGTACGCCGAGGCGGCCCGCGCGCTCGGCGTCGGGCCCGGCGACCGGGTGCCGCTGGCCGCCGCCCGCGCGACCGTGCTGAAGCTGCGCGCCGGGAAGGGCATGGTCCTCGACCCCGAGGACCACGACACCTGGTCGGCGGGGTCCTTCTTCACCAACCCGATCCTCACCGACGAGCAGTTCGCCGCGTTCCACGCGCGCGTGCGCGCGCGGCTGGGCGACGGCGTAGAGCCGCCCGCCTACCCGGCGGGGGACGGCCGTACGAAGACCTCGGCGGCCTGGCTGATCGACAAGGCGGGCTTCACCAAGGGCTACGGCACCGGGCCGGCCCGGATCTCCACCAAGCACACCCTCGCCCTCACCAACCGGGGCCGCGCCACCACCGAGGACCTGCTGGCGCTGGCCCGCGAAGTGGTCACCGGCGTCCGCGAGGCCTTCGGGATCACGCTGGTCAACGAGCCGGTGACGGTCGGCGTCAGCCTGTAG
- a CDS encoding DHA2 family efflux MFS transporter permease subunit, whose translation MSQQTAPSTPRGSAVWALVITSVAGFMAALDNLVVTTALPSIRKDLGGALDDLEWTVSAYTLTFAVLLMFGAALGDRFGRRRLFIAGLAVFTGASAAAAMAPGIGSLIAARAVQGVGAAVMMPLTLTLLTAAVPAAKRGTMYGIWGAVNGLAVASGPLIGGSLTEHVSWHWIFWLNVPLGLIVLPLARLRLAESYGTGARLDVPGTLLASGGLFGIVYGLVRGPSDGWTDTVVLTALFAGGALLVGFVLYSSRAASPMLPMRLFRSRAFSGINAASLLMFVGMFGSIFLLSQYMQGVLGYSPTEAGLRMLPWTGMPMLVAPVAGILSDRIGGRPVVAMGLFLQAVGLGYMAAVATAHASYAAQLPALIISGVGMALYFAPAANLVMSSVRPQEQGIASGANNALREVGGALGIAVMSSIFSAQGGYQSAQSFVDGLRPALVTGSAVVALAAAAALVIPARRSAARVAAGDAQAPATASGQASATAPETGAPKTTALESAAR comes from the coding sequence ATGTCACAGCAGACCGCACCGAGCACACCGCGCGGAAGCGCCGTGTGGGCTCTCGTCATCACCAGCGTCGCCGGATTCATGGCGGCCCTCGACAACCTCGTCGTCACCACCGCGCTGCCCTCCATCCGCAAGGACCTCGGTGGCGCGCTGGACGACCTCGAGTGGACCGTGAGCGCCTACACGCTCACCTTCGCCGTCCTGCTGATGTTCGGTGCGGCGCTCGGCGACCGCTTCGGGCGCCGGCGGCTCTTCATCGCCGGGCTCGCCGTCTTCACGGGCGCCTCCGCCGCCGCGGCCATGGCACCCGGCATCGGCTCCCTGATCGCCGCCCGCGCGGTCCAGGGCGTCGGCGCGGCCGTGATGATGCCGCTCACGCTGACCCTGCTGACCGCGGCCGTGCCCGCCGCCAAGCGCGGGACGATGTACGGCATCTGGGGCGCCGTCAACGGGCTCGCCGTCGCCTCCGGACCGCTCATCGGCGGCAGCCTCACCGAACACGTCTCCTGGCACTGGATCTTCTGGCTGAACGTTCCGCTCGGCCTGATCGTGCTGCCGCTCGCCCGTCTGCGCCTCGCCGAGTCCTACGGCACCGGCGCCCGGCTCGACGTCCCCGGCACCCTGCTCGCCAGCGGCGGCCTCTTCGGGATCGTCTACGGCCTGGTCCGCGGCCCCTCCGACGGCTGGACCGACACCGTGGTCCTCACCGCGCTGTTCGCAGGCGGCGCGCTGCTGGTCGGGTTCGTCCTCTACAGCTCCCGCGCGGCCAGCCCCATGCTGCCGATGCGGCTGTTCCGCTCCCGCGCCTTCTCCGGCATCAACGCGGCCAGCCTGCTGATGTTCGTCGGCATGTTCGGCTCGATCTTCCTGCTCAGCCAGTACATGCAGGGCGTGCTCGGCTACTCGCCGACCGAGGCCGGCCTCAGGATGCTGCCGTGGACCGGTATGCCGATGCTCGTCGCGCCGGTCGCCGGGATCCTCTCCGACCGCATCGGCGGCCGCCCGGTCGTCGCCATGGGCCTGTTCCTGCAGGCCGTCGGTCTCGGCTACATGGCCGCCGTGGCAACCGCGCACGCCTCCTACGCCGCCCAGCTGCCCGCCCTGATCATCAGCGGGGTCGGCATGGCCCTGTACTTCGCGCCGGCCGCCAACCTGGTGATGTCCAGCGTCCGCCCGCAGGAGCAGGGCATCGCCTCCGGCGCGAACAACGCGCTGCGCGAGGTGGGCGGTGCGCTCGGTATCGCCGTGATGTCGTCGATCTTCTCCGCGCAGGGCGGCTACCAGAGCGCGCAGAGCTTCGTGGACGGCCTGCGGCCCGCCCTGGTCACCGGCTCGGCGGTGGTCGCCCTCGCCGCGGCCGCGGCCCTGGTGATCCCGGCCCGGCGGAGCGCCGCGCGGGTTGCCGCGGGGGACGCGCAGGCACCTGCGACTGCCTCCGGGCAGGCATCTGCAACCGCCCCTGAGACCGGTGCCCCGAAGACCACTGCTCTGGAGAGCGCCGCCCGCTGA
- a CDS encoding TetR/AcrR family transcriptional regulator: MVRMSAEERRESVIRAAIAEFAQKGYYGTSTEAIATRVGVSQPYLFRLFAGKKAIFAAASLRCVEDTCRVFEEAAERLEGEEALHAMANAYVRLITEQPEKLQMQMQTYITVAAAEAEGDHEFGELVRAAWMKLWDTVHLPLGADDNETTTFLAYGMLINTLAAMGFPPEHRVWQGMYPSARIAGRPKK, translated from the coding sequence ATGGTCAGGATGAGCGCAGAAGAGCGGCGCGAGAGCGTCATTCGTGCGGCGATCGCGGAGTTCGCACAGAAGGGCTACTACGGCACTTCCACCGAGGCGATCGCGACCCGCGTGGGTGTCTCGCAGCCGTACCTCTTCCGGCTCTTCGCCGGCAAGAAGGCGATCTTCGCCGCCGCGTCGCTCCGGTGTGTGGAGGACACCTGCCGGGTCTTCGAGGAGGCGGCCGAGCGGCTGGAGGGCGAGGAGGCCCTGCATGCCATGGCCAACGCCTACGTGCGGCTGATCACCGAGCAGCCCGAGAAGCTCCAGATGCAGATGCAGACCTACATCACGGTCGCGGCGGCCGAGGCGGAGGGTGACCACGAGTTCGGTGAGCTCGTGCGGGCCGCCTGGATGAAGCTCTGGGACACCGTTCACCTGCCGCTGGGCGCGGACGACAACGAGACCACGACCTTCCTGGCGTACGGAATGCTCATCAACACCCTCGCCGCCATGGGGTTTCCGCCCGAACACCGGGTCTGGCAGGGGATGTATCCGTCGGCCCGGATCGCCGGGCGGCCGAAGAAGTAG
- a CDS encoding MaoC family dehydratase — MTAKIAYDDVEVGTELPAQTFPVTRATLVRYAGASGDFNPIHWNEKFAKEVGLPDVIAHGMFTMAEAIRVVTDWTGDPGAVVEYGVRFTKPVVVPNDDQGALIEVSGKVAAKLDDNTVRVDLTAISAGQKVLGMSRAVVRLA; from the coding sequence ATGACGGCGAAGATCGCGTACGACGACGTCGAGGTCGGCACCGAGCTGCCGGCGCAGACCTTCCCCGTGACCCGCGCCACGCTCGTGCGCTACGCGGGTGCCTCCGGGGACTTCAACCCGATCCACTGGAACGAGAAGTTCGCCAAGGAGGTCGGACTGCCGGACGTCATCGCACACGGCATGTTCACCATGGCCGAGGCGATCCGTGTGGTCACGGACTGGACCGGCGACCCGGGGGCGGTCGTGGAGTACGGCGTCCGCTTCACCAAGCCCGTCGTCGTGCCGAACGACGACCAGGGGGCCCTGATCGAGGTCAGCGGCAAGGTCGCGGCCAAGCTGGACGACAACACCGTGCGCGTGGACCTGACGGCGATCAGCGCCGGCCAGAAGGTCCTGGGCATGTCCCGGGCGGTCGTACGACTGGCCTGA
- a CDS encoding MaoC family dehydratase N-terminal domain-containing protein codes for MALDQSFVGRTYPPTPPYEVGREKIREFADAVGETNPVYTDREAAKAFGHPDVIAPPTFVFAITFPAAGQIVEDPQLGLDYSRVVHGDQKFAYNRPVRAGDRLTVTSTIEGIKSLAGNDILDIRGEVHDEAGEHVVTAWTKLVARAAEEA; via the coding sequence ATGGCGCTCGACCAGTCCTTCGTTGGACGGACCTACCCGCCCACCCCGCCCTATGAGGTGGGACGGGAAAAGATCCGCGAGTTCGCCGACGCGGTGGGCGAGACCAACCCGGTGTACACGGATCGCGAGGCTGCCAAGGCCTTCGGTCACCCCGATGTGATCGCCCCGCCGACTTTTGTGTTCGCCATCACCTTCCCGGCCGCGGGACAGATCGTCGAGGACCCGCAGCTCGGTCTCGACTACAGCCGTGTGGTGCACGGCGACCAGAAGTTCGCCTACAACCGCCCGGTGCGTGCCGGCGACCGGCTCACGGTCACCTCCACCATCGAGGGGATCAAGTCCCTCGCGGGCAACGACATCCTCGACATCCGCGGTGAGGTGCACGACGAGGCGGGCGAGCACGTCGTGACCGCCTGGACCAAGCTCGTGGCCCGCGCGGCCGAGGAGGCGTGA
- the rpmG gene encoding 50S ribosomal protein L33: MAATDVRPKITLACVECKERNYITKKNRRNNPDRLEMKKHCPRCNAHTAHRETR, translated from the coding sequence GTGGCTGCCACCGACGTCCGCCCGAAGATCACGCTGGCCTGCGTGGAGTGCAAGGAGCGGAACTACATCACCAAGAAGAACCGGCGTAACAACCCGGATCGTCTTGAGATGAAGAAGCACTGCCCGCGCTGCAACGCGCACACTGCGCATCGCGAGACGCGCTAA